In a genomic window of Chloroflexota bacterium:
- a CDS encoding CAP domain-containing protein, whose product MPPTATPFPTATAKPPTATMPPTATRIPPTPTMLPPTATHPPTATPAPMATPVPPTPTHLPTATMVPPTATAVPPTATRVPTATPVPPTATPVPPTPTPAGCSYSLNASYEQQLLDLINQERQNRGIPPLRMDSRLVAAARAHSQDMGCNGFFSHTGSDGSSPFDRMRRQGYTFTAAAENIYAGSGSYNSPQAAFNGWMNSDGHRENMLNSAYVDVGIGYVYVAGSPYGGYFTADFGHP is encoded by the coding sequence GTGCCGCCCACCGCCACGCCGTTCCCTACGGCCACGGCAAAGCCCCCAACGGCCACGATGCCACCCACGGCCACGCGCATACCACCGACGCCGACGATGCTTCCTCCCACCGCGACGCACCCGCCCACGGCAACGCCAGCACCTATGGCGACACCTGTGCCGCCTACGCCGACGCACCTTCCCACGGCAACGATGGTGCCACCAACGGCCACAGCCGTACCGCCTACCGCCACGCGGGTGCCAACTGCTACCCCTGTGCCGCCTACTGCGACACCGGTGCCGCCAACACCGACACCTGCGGGATGTAGTTACAGCCTCAATGCTTCGTATGAGCAGCAATTGCTCGATTTGATCAACCAGGAACGCCAGAATCGGGGCATCCCACCCTTGCGCATGGATTCGCGGCTGGTGGCGGCCGCTCGCGCTCACAGTCAGGATATGGGCTGCAACGGCTTTTTCTCTCATACGGGCTCTGATGGTTCTTCCCCCTTTGATCGGATGCGGCGACAGGGCTACACCTTTACTGCTGCTGCCGAGAACATCTATGCCGGTAGCGGTTCGTACAACTCGCCTCAGGCGGCTTTCAATGGCTGGATGAACAGCGACGGCCATCGGGAAAACATGCTCAATTCGGCGTATGTGGACGTAGGCATTGGCTACGTGTATGTGGCCGGAAGCCCTTACGGTGGCTATTTCACGGCCGATTTTGGGCATCCATAG
- a CDS encoding glutamyl-tRNA reductase translates to MGSPFESLRRLLGLLISGLADAEDTCLAGLAGQEYSKERALSIPEVLRCIVPTIHCLGLNHRTADLGLREQVAFSEEDIRAALARLGCGKNGSRPAGVSEMVILSTCNRTEIYAVAPTEDFQTLESFLADARQVAPEILHPHLYRYRDADAVAHLFRVASGLDSLVLGEPQILGQVTRAWELARGQGTVRAVLGRLFQAAVHTGKRARTETAISHNPASVATMAVHLAAQTVKDFDTARVLVLGAGEMAEQAVEALRVRGVSHIRVMNRTLSKAEALAARWGGEATTFEALLPSLAWADIVLTSTGAPHTLIDARHVQEALDARAGRPLVLLDIAVPRDVEPAVGEMAGVQLYDLDALQDHLEDALASRRAAVPQVEAIVEEEVAAFVGYLQTLEVVPIIRALRTQAEMVRQAELEKTLRKMPHLTEEERARLEALTKAIVNKLLHSPTVALKEAAQGHRAAETAAVARRLFGISTN, encoded by the coding sequence CTGGGGTCACCCTTTGAAAGTTTAAGGCGCCTTTTAGGGCTTTTAATCTCTGGTTTAGCGGATGCTGAGGATACTTGTCTGGCGGGGCTGGCGGGGCAGGAGTATAGTAAAGAGCGAGCGTTGTCTATTCCAGAAGTTTTGAGGTGCATTGTGCCAACCATTCATTGCCTGGGCCTCAACCATCGCACCGCCGACTTGGGTTTGCGCGAGCAGGTGGCGTTTTCGGAAGAAGACATTCGCGCCGCGCTGGCGCGGCTGGGGTGTGGAAAGAACGGCAGCCGCCCGGCGGGTGTTTCGGAAATGGTCATTCTTTCGACCTGCAACCGCACGGAAATTTACGCGGTTGCCCCCACTGAGGATTTCCAGACGCTGGAATCATTTCTGGCTGATGCCCGGCAGGTTGCCCCCGAGATTTTGCATCCTCATCTTTACCGCTACCGCGATGCTGACGCGGTAGCGCATCTTTTTCGTGTAGCCAGCGGGCTGGATTCTTTGGTGTTGGGCGAGCCCCAGATTCTGGGGCAAGTCACCCGCGCGTGGGAACTCGCCCGCGGGCAAGGCACCGTGCGCGCCGTGTTGGGACGGCTGTTCCAGGCCGCAGTGCATACGGGCAAGCGGGCGCGCACCGAAACGGCCATTAGCCATAATCCGGCTTCGGTTGCAACGATGGCGGTGCATTTGGCCGCCCAAACGGTGAAAGACTTTGATACCGCGCGGGTGTTGGTGTTGGGAGCGGGGGAAATGGCCGAGCAGGCGGTGGAAGCGTTGCGGGTGCGGGGTGTTTCCCATATTCGGGTAATGAACCGCACGCTGAGCAAAGCCGAGGCGCTCGCGGCGCGATGGGGAGGCGAGGCAACAACCTTTGAGGCGTTGTTGCCTTCCCTCGCCTGGGCAGATATTGTGCTGACTTCTACGGGCGCACCGCATACCTTGATTGATGCTCGACACGTGCAAGAGGCGTTGGACGCACGCGCCGGTCGTCCTTTGGTGTTGCTGGATATTGCCGTACCTCGCGATGTAGAGCCCGCTGTGGGGGAGATGGCGGGGGTGCAGCTTTACGACCTGGATGCTTTGCAAGACCATTTGGAAGACGCACTGGCATCCCGGCGGGCTGCTGTGCCGCAAGTGGAAGCGATTGTTGAAGAGGAAGTTGCTGCTTTCGTGGGCTACCTCCAGACCCTGGAAGTCGTGCCGATTATTCGGGCACTGCGCACCCAGGCCGAAATGGTGCGCCAGGCCGAACTGGAGAAAACTCTGCGCAAGATGCCCCACCTCACGGAAGAGGAACGGGCGCGTTTGGAGGCTTTGACGAAAGCCATCGTGAACAAATTGTTGCATTCCCCCACGGTGGCGCTCAAAGAGGCCGCCCAGGGCCATCGCGCCGCGGAAACCGCCGCGGTCGCCCGTCGCCTTTTCGGTATTTCCACCAACTGA
- the hemC gene encoding hydroxymethylbilane synthase, with protein MRLIFATRPSALARWQTQWVIRALEAVHPGLTCQEEVIVTHGDRVLDKPLPEIGGKGLFTQELEAALLNGRVDAAVHSLKDLPTEMPLGLTVGAIPQRAEVRDALVSAQGYTLETLPQAAVVGTSSLRRAAQLLAVRPDLQIRPLRGNVDTRVRKAMEGQYDAVVLAGAGLTRLGLTEHVSQWLPLEVMLPAPGQGALAVQCRDDDAETLRLLTAIEHPATRAAVDAERAFLEALGGGCAVPVAAYAEALPQGALRLTGFVGAPDGSGHWRGSLTGESARALGQALAQKAIAEGARRWLK; from the coding sequence ATGCGACTTATTTTTGCTACCCGCCCCTCAGCCCTGGCCCGCTGGCAGACCCAGTGGGTGATTCGGGCTTTAGAAGCAGTGCATCCTGGCTTGACCTGCCAGGAAGAGGTCATCGTGACCCACGGCGACCGTGTGCTTGACAAACCCCTGCCGGAGATCGGCGGCAAGGGGTTGTTCACACAGGAACTTGAAGCCGCCCTGCTCAATGGCCGTGTGGATGCCGCGGTGCATTCCCTCAAGGATTTGCCCACCGAAATGCCGCTTGGTCTGACCGTAGGCGCGATCCCGCAGCGTGCGGAAGTGCGCGACGCGCTGGTGTCCGCTCAGGGCTACACCCTGGAAACCCTGCCCCAGGCCGCGGTGGTGGGCACTTCAAGCCTGCGGCGGGCTGCACAACTGCTGGCTGTGCGCCCCGACCTGCAGATTCGCCCCCTGCGCGGCAATGTGGATACTCGTGTGCGCAAGGCTATGGAAGGCCAATACGACGCGGTGGTGCTGGCTGGGGCTGGGCTGACACGCCTGGGCCTGACAGAGCACGTCAGCCAGTGGCTTCCTTTGGAAGTGATGCTGCCCGCGCCCGGGCAGGGCGCGCTGGCGGTGCAGTGTCGGGATGACGATGCCGAAACGCTGCGCCTTTTGACCGCGATAGAACATCCTGCCACCCGCGCCGCGGTGGATGCTGAGCGTGCGTTTCTGGAAGCCCTCGGCGGTGGCTGCGCGGTGCCTGTCGCGGCTTATGCAGAAGCCTTGCCGCAGGGCGCGCTGCGTTTGACCGGCTTTGTAGGCGCACCCGATGGCAGTGGCCATTGGCGGGGTAGCCTTACGGGCGAGTCTGCCCGTGCCCTGGGGCAAGCCTTGGCCCAAAAGGCCATTGCCGAAGGCGCGCGGCGGTGGTTGAAGTGA
- a CDS encoding DUF2283 domain-containing protein codes for MSKDKKPRLRYFEEEDVLHLVLSEEPEANSVEISPDITVELNAQGDIIGIEILNAGRFLQNALLETVQAKLLISG; via the coding sequence ATGTCCAAGGATAAAAAACCACGGTTGCGATATTTCGAAGAAGAAGATGTGCTCCATTTGGTGCTTTCGGAAGAGCCGGAAGCCAACAGCGTGGAAATTTCGCCAGACATCACCGTGGAATTGAACGCGCAGGGCGACATTATCGGCATCGAAATCTTGAATGCGGGGCGATTTTTGCAAAACGCGCTTTTGGAAACCGTTCAGGCAAAACTCCTCATTTCGGGGTAG
- a CDS encoding uroporphyrinogen-III synthase: protein MIFTVSLLREIRGNDIVTSIIRQNAPTVLITRPAHQAGPLAALLEARGFRPVRFPAIAIRAITPNPALDAALRHVDEYAWMVLTSVNGVRIVWERAEALGLAKALQKARVAAIGPKTARALRQRGITPAFVPQEYVAEAILPGLGDVRGQKVLLLRALQARPTLAEMIAAAGGEAHEVPVYDTLPAQPSLEGLEALRRGVDYLTFTSPSTVRNFVALTRQAGLDPLALPGNPQVVCIGPITAQAAREMGFPVAAVADPYTAEGLVEAIVRLSRHLTPDT from the coding sequence ATGATTTTCACCGTATCTCTCCTGAGAGAAATACGAGGAAACGATATCGTGACTTCTATTATACGCCAAAACGCCCCCACTGTCCTCATCACCCGCCCGGCGCACCAGGCCGGGCCTCTGGCCGCGCTGCTGGAAGCCCGCGGCTTTCGGCCTGTGCGCTTCCCTGCCATTGCCATTCGTGCCATAACGCCTAATCCGGCTTTGGATGCGGCGCTTCGCCACGTGGACGAATATGCTTGGATGGTGCTGACCAGCGTCAATGGCGTGCGCATTGTGTGGGAGCGCGCAGAAGCCTTGGGGCTTGCAAAGGCGTTGCAAAAGGCGCGCGTGGCCGCGATTGGGCCTAAAACTGCCCGGGCTTTGCGCCAGCGGGGCATCACGCCCGCTTTTGTGCCCCAGGAATATGTGGCCGAGGCCATTTTGCCGGGCTTGGGCGATGTGCGCGGCCAAAAAGTGTTGCTCTTGCGGGCCTTGCAAGCCCGCCCAACCCTGGCAGAAATGATTGCCGCCGCGGGCGGCGAGGCTCATGAGGTGCCGGTTTACGACACGCTGCCCGCGCAGCCTTCCCTTGAAGGCCTGGAAGCCTTGCGCCGTGGGGTGGATTATTTGACCTTCACCAGCCCTTCCACCGTGCGCAACTTCGTTGCCCTGACGCGGCAGGCCGGACTGGACCCGCTGGCCCTGCCTGGCAACCCGCAGGTGGTGTGCATTGGCCCGATTACCGCCCAGGCCGCCAGGGAAATGGGCTTCCCCGTGGCCGCCGTAGCAGACCCTTACACTGCCGAAGGTTTGGTTGAGGCCATCGTCCGTCTATCCCGACACCTGACACCTGACACCTGA
- the hemB gene encoding porphobilinogen synthase codes for MAKFPLFPTSRPRRLRHTPALRRMVRETELNPSDFIYPLFVRHGRNIRREVPSMPGVFQFSVDQLAAEAREVWQLGIPAVILFGIPAEKDPVGLENFALEGIVQQAVRAIKDAVPEMVVVTDVCLCEYTDHGHCGLLNTGDPRPHPHLPEGYVLNDPTLEILGQVAVSHAETGADMVAPSGMMDGMVQAIRRALDEAQFEHIPILSYAVKYASAFYGPFRDAAESPPKFGDRRSHQMDPANAAEALKEAALDVAEGADMLMVKPALPYLDIIRQVKDAFPELPLAAYNVSGEYSMIKAAAANGWLDEQRTVLEALTAIKRAGADLILTYHAKDAARWLK; via the coding sequence ATGGCAAAATTCCCCCTTTTCCCCACCAGCCGCCCGCGACGCCTGCGGCACACGCCTGCCCTGCGCCGCATGGTGCGGGAGACCGAACTCAACCCCAGTGATTTCATTTACCCCCTGTTCGTCCGTCATGGCCGCAACATCCGCCGCGAAGTGCCTTCCATGCCCGGCGTGTTCCAGTTTTCCGTTGATCAGTTGGCCGCGGAAGCGCGGGAAGTGTGGCAATTGGGCATTCCCGCGGTGATTTTGTTTGGTATTCCTGCAGAAAAAGACCCCGTGGGGCTGGAAAATTTTGCGCTGGAAGGCATCGTCCAGCAGGCCGTGCGGGCGATCAAGGACGCGGTGCCTGAAATGGTGGTGGTGACCGATGTTTGCCTCTGTGAATATACCGACCACGGGCACTGCGGCCTGCTCAACACGGGCGACCCGCGCCCCCACCCGCATTTGCCCGAGGGCTATGTGCTCAACGACCCCACGCTGGAAATTCTTGGTCAGGTCGCGGTTTCCCATGCGGAAACCGGCGCGGATATGGTTGCCCCGAGCGGCATGATGGACGGCATGGTGCAGGCCATCCGCCGCGCACTGGATGAGGCGCAGTTTGAGCATATTCCGATTTTGTCGTATGCGGTGAAATACGCGTCGGCTTTCTACGGCCCTTTCCGCGACGCCGCGGAATCGCCCCCGAAATTCGGCGACCGCCGCTCGCACCAAATGGATCCCGCCAATGCAGCCGAGGCCCTCAAGGAAGCCGCACTGGATGTGGCCGAAGGCGCGGACATGCTCATGGTCAAACCTGCCTTGCCTTATCTGGACATCATCCGGCAAGTGAAAGACGCGTTTCCCGAATTGCCGCTGGCCGCGTACAATGTTAGCGGCGAATACAGCATGATCAAGGCCGCTGCGGCCAACGGCTGGCTGGACGAGCAGCGCACAGTTTTGGAAGCCCTCACCGCCATCAAGCGCGCGGGGGCGGATTTGATCCTGACCTACCACGCCAAAGATGCGGCGCGGTGGTTGAAGTGA
- a CDS encoding TIGR04053 family radical SAM/SPASM domain-containing protein, whose protein sequence is MTVPQDPYANLSPEAARERRTHDRRYAEVDFNKAPFTIAWEITHACAYACKHCRANAQPQRHPDELTTEEGFRLIDQFTEFGNPILIFTGGDPMMRRDLFDLIAYATEKGLRCSLTPTATALPTVERLRKAREAGIRRIALSLDAPTPAVHDDFRGVDGSWQRTMNILHNAHEVGLSVQVNTTVTKFNVDLLPEMVPFIEEVGAVQWSVFFLVPTGRAQAQWMISAQEHERVFNWLYDLSKAAPFDIKGTAAPMYRRVSIERRRAELGGGAAVTFQGAGFQYADGLNRPTKGVNDGNGFLFISHLGEIMPSGFLPISAGNVRTHNVVDVYRNAPLFRDLRDPDRLKGPCSTCPYRDVCGGQRGRAYGVFGDYLASDPACVLVDEAIRRGEYRPDEK, encoded by the coding sequence ATGACCGTACCCCAAGACCCCTACGCTAACCTTTCCCCCGAAGCCGCGCGCGAGCGGCGCACCCACGACCGCCGCTACGCGGAAGTGGATTTCAACAAAGCGCCGTTTACCATCGCGTGGGAAATTACCCACGCGTGCGCGTACGCGTGCAAACATTGCCGGGCCAATGCCCAGCCCCAACGCCATCCCGACGAATTGACCACCGAGGAAGGCTTCCGCCTGATTGACCAGTTTACCGAATTTGGCAATCCCATCCTCATTTTCACCGGCGGCGACCCTATGATGCGCAGGGACCTTTTTGACCTGATCGCCTATGCCACGGAAAAGGGCTTGCGCTGCTCTCTGACACCAACGGCCACCGCGCTGCCCACGGTGGAACGCCTGCGCAAGGCCAGGGAAGCCGGCATCCGCCGCATTGCCCTCAGCCTGGATGCACCTACGCCCGCGGTGCACGATGATTTTCGTGGGGTGGATGGTTCCTGGCAGCGGACGATGAACATCTTGCACAACGCCCACGAGGTGGGGCTGAGCGTGCAGGTCAATACCACGGTGACCAAATTCAACGTGGATTTGCTGCCTGAGATGGTGCCCTTCATTGAGGAAGTCGGCGCGGTGCAGTGGTCGGTCTTCTTCCTGGTACCCACAGGGCGCGCCCAGGCGCAGTGGATGATCTCTGCTCAGGAACACGAGCGGGTGTTCAATTGGCTGTATGACCTTTCCAAGGCTGCACCCTTTGACATCAAGGGCACCGCGGCGCCCATGTACCGCCGGGTGAGCATTGAACGGCGGCGGGCAGAGTTGGGTGGCGGCGCTGCGGTCACATTCCAGGGCGCAGGCTTCCAGTATGCCGATGGCCTTAACCGCCCCACCAAGGGCGTGAACGATGGCAACGGCTTTTTGTTCATCTCCCATTTGGGCGAAATCATGCCTTCGGGCTTTTTGCCCATTTCGGCGGGCAACGTCCGAACCCACAACGTGGTGGACGTTTACCGCAATGCTCCCTTGTTCCGTGACCTGCGCGACCCTGACAGGCTCAAAGGCCCCTGCAGCACATGCCCCTATCGCGATGTCTGCGGCGGGCAGCGCGGACGCGCCTACGGCGTGTTTGGCGATTACCTGGCCTCTGACCCCGCGTGTGTGCTGGTGGACGAAGCCATCCGCCGCGGGGAGTATCGGCCAGACGAGAAATAA
- a CDS encoding type II toxin-antitoxin system RelE/ParE family toxin: protein MPNEDGKRSLAYTPEFKRNIRLLSRRYRHIRSDIEPILERIQNGDTPGKQIPGVKYAVFKVRAKNSDARKGARGGYRIIYYLPTPDKAILITIYSKSDQADVSIQRLRQIIQESEH, encoded by the coding sequence ATGCCGAATGAGGATGGCAAACGCTCGTTAGCCTATACGCCGGAATTCAAACGGAATATACGGCTTCTAAGTCGGCGCTATCGTCATATCCGCTCGGATATTGAGCCTATTCTGGAGCGTATCCAGAACGGCGACACGCCTGGGAAACAAATTCCTGGTGTCAAATACGCTGTTTTCAAAGTACGGGCCAAAAATTCAGACGCTCGCAAGGGCGCACGAGGGGGTTATCGCATCATTTATTACTTACCCACACCGGACAAGGCAATTTTGATCACGATTTACTCCAAAAGCGACCAGGCGGACGTCAGCATCCAACGTCTGCGACAAATTATTCAGGAAAGCGAGCATTGA
- the hemE gene encoding uroporphyrinogen decarboxylase: protein MSQHVSATSPLPRFLRACRRLPVDATPVWFMRQAGRYMPEYQAVRAKYSLLEITRRPDVAAEVTLQPVDVLGVDAAILFADILLPAEAMGLQLEFVPGKGPTFHNPVRTADDIARLRRPDITADLGHVLEAVRLTRQALEGRGVPLIGFAGGPFTVASYMVEGGPSRHYRTTKTMMYAAPDLWHALMDKLSDTLAAYLVGQVEAGAQAVQMFDSWVGVLSVPDYRRYVLPYSRRVLQAAQETGVPVIHFGTGTSHLLEAMQEAGGTVMGIDWREPLDRAASRLGNAPLQGNLDPLALFAPTRELAAQVEGVLRRAPRRGHIFNLGHGILPDTPVEAVRDVVAMVHERTAAADYADATD, encoded by the coding sequence ATGTCACAACATGTTTCTGCAACGTCACCCCTCCCTCGCTTCCTCCGCGCCTGCCGCCGCCTGCCGGTGGACGCCACGCCGGTGTGGTTTATGCGTCAAGCCGGGCGCTACATGCCCGAATATCAGGCCGTGCGCGCGAAATACAGCTTGCTGGAAATCACCCGCCGCCCCGACGTTGCTGCGGAAGTCACCCTTCAGCCCGTAGACGTCCTGGGCGTGGATGCCGCCATCCTTTTCGCCGACATCCTGCTCCCTGCCGAGGCGATGGGCCTGCAACTGGAATTCGTCCCCGGCAAGGGGCCAACGTTCCACAACCCTGTGCGCACTGCCGATGACATTGCCCGCCTTCGCCGCCCCGACATCACCGCGGATTTGGGGCACGTGCTGGAAGCCGTCCGCCTGACCCGCCAGGCCCTGGAAGGCCGCGGCGTGCCCCTGATTGGCTTTGCTGGTGGCCCGTTTACCGTGGCTTCCTACATGGTGGAAGGCGGCCCGTCGCGGCACTACCGCACCACCAAGACCATGATGTACGCCGCGCCCGACCTCTGGCACGCGTTGATGGACAAACTCAGCGACACCCTGGCCGCCTATCTGGTCGGCCAGGTGGAAGCCGGCGCGCAGGCCGTGCAGATGTTCGATTCCTGGGTAGGCGTGCTCAGCGTGCCCGACTACCGCCGCTATGTGCTGCCTTACAGCCGTCGCGTGCTTCAGGCCGCGCAGGAAACTGGCGTGCCGGTCATTCACTTTGGCACGGGCACCAGCCATTTGCTGGAAGCCATGCAGGAAGCCGGTGGCACCGTGATGGGCATTGATTGGCGCGAGCCGCTCGACCGCGCGGCTTCCCGCCTGGGCAACGCACCCCTGCAGGGCAACCTGGACCCCTTAGCCTTGTTTGCTCCTACCAGGGAACTCGCCGCCCAGGTGGAAGGCGTCCTGCGCCGCGCGCCGCGGCGAGGGCATATCTTCAACCTCGGCCACGGCATCCTGCCCGATACGCCAGTAGAAGCCGTGCGGGATGTGGTCGCGATGGTGCACGAGCGGACAGCAGCCGCAGATTACGCAGATGCCACAGATTGA
- the hemG gene encoding protoporphyrinogen oxidase codes for MTTPLSIKSKTLTLAIVGGGISGLAAAYEALRIARKEGGQSGKAASPNIALFEAAPRLGGKITTHRRDGFVVEGGPDTFLATKPWAVELCRELGIEDRLRGTNPHRKATYVLHRGRLEPLPDGLTMMIPTRFSPMIRTRLLSWPQKARMGLDFFLPPRREDGDESLGAFLTRRLGRGAYENLIEPLLSGIYAGDGDQLSMPATFPYLRELEQKYGGLIKGALAMRRKMGKRAPGTRSAFLTPETGLAEIVEALEATLRAGGVALHTSAPVQALTPTADGFHLTTPQGEYHARAVVLATPAYATADLVAPFAPEAAAALRGILYATTATVSLAYRETDLPRPLDGYGYVIPHSEGREALACTWTSTKFPHRAPEGYALVRVFVGRAGQEADISWNHAALEAIARRELAQTVGITAEPLFAEVFVWPQAMPQYTLGHLDRVRTAEGALSPWPNLALAGNAYRGIGIPDCIRSGREAVERIMNGEL; via the coding sequence ATGACAACACCCCTTTCTATCAAATCCAAGACTTTAACCTTAGCCATTGTTGGCGGTGGCATTTCGGGCCTGGCTGCGGCTTACGAGGCGCTTCGTATAGCCAGAAAAGAAGGCGGCCAGAGTGGGAAAGCCGCCTCGCCGAATATTGCCCTCTTTGAAGCCGCGCCGCGCCTTGGCGGTAAGATTACCACCCATCGCCGGGATGGCTTTGTGGTGGAGGGCGGCCCCGACACCTTCCTCGCAACCAAGCCCTGGGCTGTGGAACTCTGCCGCGAACTGGGCATCGAAGACCGCCTGCGGGGCACCAACCCTCACCGCAAGGCCACCTATGTTTTGCATCGGGGCAGGTTAGAGCCGTTGCCCGACGGCCTGACCATGATGATCCCCACCCGCTTTAGCCCCATGATCCGCACCCGCTTGCTGTCGTGGCCTCAGAAGGCCCGCATGGGGCTGGATTTCTTCCTGCCGCCCCGCCGCGAGGATGGTGACGAAAGCCTGGGTGCATTCCTCACCCGCCGCCTGGGGCGCGGGGCTTACGAAAATCTGATTGAGCCTTTGCTGAGCGGCATCTATGCGGGCGACGGTGACCAACTCAGTATGCCCGCGACGTTCCCGTATTTACGGGAGTTGGAACAAAAATACGGCGGCCTGATCAAGGGGGCGCTGGCCATGCGCCGCAAAATGGGCAAACGCGCCCCCGGCACCCGCAGCGCCTTCCTCACCCCCGAAACCGGCCTCGCCGAAATCGTGGAAGCCCTGGAAGCCACTTTGCGCGCGGGCGGCGTGGCGCTGCACACCAGCGCGCCTGTGCAGGCGCTTACCCCCACCGCGGACGGTTTCCACCTGACCACGCCCCAGGGCGAATATCACGCTCGCGCGGTGGTGCTCGCGACCCCGGCCTATGCCACCGCGGATTTGGTCGCACCCTTTGCCCCGGAGGCCGCCGCGGCCCTGCGCGGTATTCTTTATGCCACCACCGCTACCGTTTCCCTGGCCTATCGGGAAACCGATCTGCCCCGCCCCCTCGACGGCTACGGCTACGTCATTCCGCACAGCGAAGGACGGGAAGCCCTCGCCTGCACGTGGACTTCCACCAAATTCCCCCACCGCGCGCCTGAAGGCTACGCGCTGGTACGGGTGTTCGTGGGCCGAGCGGGCCAGGAAGCCGACATTTCCTGGAACCACGCGGCTCTGGAAGCCATCGCCCGCCGCGAATTGGCGCAGACCGTGGGTATTACCGCAGAGCCGCTGTTTGCCGAGGTGTTTGTGTGGCCCCAGGCCATGCCGCAGTACACGCTGGGACATCTGGATCGGGTGCGGACCGCAGAAGGTGCGCTTTCCCCCTGGCCCAACCTCGCCCTGGCCGGCAATGCCTACCGCGGCATCGGCATTCCCGATTGCATCCGTTCAGGGCGGGAAGCGGTGGAACGAATTATGAATGGTGAGTTATGA